A region of Haliotis asinina isolate JCU_RB_2024 chromosome 7, JCU_Hal_asi_v2, whole genome shotgun sequence DNA encodes the following proteins:
- the LOC137290294 gene encoding uncharacterized protein, which produces MSEKDKCRGNKVGSDNGPPEPPPPRPSLFQRLRRVFRRRKRPNRKAKRDDYVNVDPCDLPTNHLTKSGKRLSISGPMPVEPKSPQNKLKSTLEIGAPPSVPSGLPETPKVEQAQIETSEAETEAAPAPTPAPAPAPAPAPAPASTVTYQPTVADPDPNVDTVIAATGLNTKDSGNHTDDSEEDVCATYVPMGKPLGALRKSKTFTEGELTKPHIFRHHHQSNISPGPRSVRDSLDLEEERPFSIYQNSAVEDVDDDETDKKAKTHLKDFYAINETLHQDKPKSVYMEPDTSHPRGLALSSSDLQRDKPTDDQFKWGWWKPDQPPHNVHDELETKHDGAVMIVPEFDQYVRMGGGSTVSRMCRPPPGDGRRSRSLTVPNIFASELEDAVSDDLPKLSLWYPPSPSGEFNSSSTIKFNTCPRPCSVAHYVNFKGSIPPK; this is translated from the coding sequence ACTGCGGAGGGTGTTCAGAAGACGTAAACGTCCAAACAGAAAAGCAAAGCGGGATGACTATGTTAACGTTGATCCTTGTGACCTCCCAACCAATCACCTCACCAAGTCCGGAAAAAGGTTATCTATTTCTGGACCGATGCCCGTTGAACCTAAATCACctcaaaataaattaaaatcaACGCTTGAAATCGGGGCGCCTCCTTCAGTTCCATCTGGTCTCCCGGAAACACCTAAAGTGGAGCAAGCTCAAATAGAAACCTCTGAAGCTGAAACTGAAGCTGCACCTGCCCCTACACCTGCacctgctcctgctcctgcacCTGCTCCTGCACCTGCATCCACAGTAACTTATCAACCCACCGTAGCTGATCCTGATCCGAATGTGGACACAGTCATTGCTGCGACCGGACTCAACACTAAGGATTCAGGAAATCATACTGACGACTCTGAGGAAGATGTCTGTGCAACCTACGTGCCCATGGGGAAGCCTCTTGGGGCACTCCGAAAAAGTAAAACTTTTACCGAAGGGGAGCTTACAAAGCCACACATATttagacatcatcatcagagCAACATATCTCCAGGGCCCAGAAGCGTTAGGGACTCATTAGATCTGGAGGAAGAGCGTCCTTTCAGCATTTACCAGAACAGTGCAGTAGAGGATGTCGATGATGATGAAACAGATAAGAAAGCTAAAACTCACCTAAAAGATTTCTATGCTATTAACGAGACTCTTCATCAAGATAAACCAAAGAGCGTTTACATGGAGCCAGATACAAGTCATCCACGAGGACTAGCTCTAAGTTCCTCAGACCTTCAACGGGACAAACCCACTGATGACCAGTTCAAATGGGGATGGTGGAAGCCAGACCAGCCTCCACACAATGTTCACGACGAGCTGGAGACAAAGCATGATGGTGCAGTTATGATCGTACCAGAGTTTGACCAATACGTCCGTATGGGCGGAGGGTCTACCGTATCGCGCATGTGTCGGCCACCCCCGGGGGACGGGAGGAGGAGCAGAAGCTTAACGGTGCCAAATATCTTTGCGTCAGAACTCGAAGACGCTGTTTCCGATGATCTGCCTAAGCTTTCATTATGGTATCCCCCTAGTCCATCCGGAGAATTTAATTCGAGCTCCACGATAAAGTTTAACACGTGTCCACGGCCCTGTTCTGTAGCTCACTATGTTAATTTCAAAGGCAGTATTCCTCCTAAATGA
- the LOC137290874 gene encoding 2'-5'-oligoadenylate synthase 3-like, with product MTTYLPGPEPLLPGMKRGQTLQQFLAEWGSSDANKMHELIDRVIRFLRNNVPVSVAKIVKGGSIGRNTLFCSPSDVEIFVFCNDLGSVLDMKTQTSRLLDIIRSKLDSPEWLPSAGIIGTVECTAHSISFLLTCHDLDQQHMIHIFPVYDILKYKNEHDVYVDMGEYSDADREYYALCLAEIQIDFIKQAPSKVHSLIRLMKYWLQEDVQTDTCYYFIETMVMHRWQRAGKPNAFNISDWFEEIMTQLADLPSLSIIWEDRYTASNYRIVPPKPVVLDPANPHKNVIPDQRSCEEIVECASIVVSRSQQLKQYLSEGPAPIIEGMERGESLQHFIQHTVQPSSDFRRKCDHLVDRVTYFLQHHTRLSVNMVVRGGSLGKSTNVLGKSDVDLVVFINNIKSIEDLSKKMPILLSILEDALNSKWTDFAGYLEQGNRSDRGLQYNISCGDEDHDVDILPSFNILGVKTPHEVFTEMKSKTDNERRLYAPCFSQKQVNFVKEAPIKVKNLIRLVKYWAKVEVNREVKAVTSFFLELVVISYWRNNGSPCDFVTQDWFRDVMTQLTDLTSLRILWPDEFDSASFCVYPKNPVVLDPTNPYINVAPRPKHHSLVMTSAQNVLYRMQAWQNYRTGRYADG from the exons ATGACAACATATCTGCCAGGACCAGAACCGCTCCTCCCAGGCATGAAGCGAGGTCAGACGTTGCAACAGTTCCTGGCGGAATGGGGATCATCTGATGCGAATAAGATGCATGAACTCATCGACCGAGTTATACGATTCCTGAGAAATAACGTTCCAGTTAGTGTTGCGAAGATCGTCAAG GGTGGATCTATTGGAAGGAACACTCTTTTCTGCTCTCCCTCCGATGTGGAAATCTTCGTCTTCTGTAATGACTTGGGGTCTGTTCTTGACATGAAAACACAGACAAGTAGGCTTCTCGACATCATCAGATCCAAGCTGGACTCTCCAGAGTGGTTACCATCAGCAGGAATCATAGGAACCGTGGAATGTACAGCTCACTCAATCTCGTTTCTTCTGACATGCCATGACTTGGATCAACAACACATGATACACATATTCCCTGTGTATGACATCCTCAAAT ACAAAAACGAGCACGATGTGTATGTAGACATGGGAGAATACTCCGATGCAGACAGAGAATACTACGCCTTGTGTCTAGCTGAGATACAGATAGATTTCATCAAACAGGCGCCGAGCAAAGTACACTCCCTCATACGCCTCATGAAATACTGGCTGCAG GAAGATGTGCAGACTGACACGTGCTATTACTTCATAGAGACCATGGTTATGCACAG atGGCAGCGGGCGGGGAAACCGAACGCTTTTAACATATCTGACTGGTTTGAAGAGATTATGACGCAGTTGGCGGACCTCCCATCACTAAGTATTATATGGGAAGATAGATACACCGCAAGCAACTACAGGATCGTCCC ACCAAAACCGGTTGTATTGGACCCTGCAAACCCCCACAAAAACGTCATCCCTGATCAACGAAGCTGTGAGGAAATTGTGGAATGCGCTAGTATTGTGGTCAGTCGGAGCCAACAACTGAAGCAGTACCTCAGTGAAGGTCCTGCTCCGATCATTGAAGGAATGGAGAGAGGGGAATCCCTGCAGCACTTTATCCAGCACACCGTACAGCCTAGCAGTGACTTCCGCCGGAAGTGCGACCACCTGGTAGATCGCGTGACATACTTCCTGCAGCACCATACGCGTCTTAGCGTCAACATGGTTGTCAGA gGAGGTTCGCTTGGAAAAAGCACCAATGTTCTTGGAAAGTCGGACGTCGATCTTGTCGTGTTTATAAACAACATAAAGTCTATCGAAGACCTTTCAAAGAAAATGCCAATCCTGCTGAGCATTTTGGAAGATGCCCTGAACTCCAAGTGGACGGACTTTGCAGGATATTTGGAGCAGGGAAACCGCTCTGACCGGGGACTGCAGTACAACATCAGCTGCGGAGACGAGGACCATGACGTTGACATCTTGCCTTCCTTCAACATTCTCGGAG TTAAAACTCCACATGAGGTGTTCacagaaatgaaatcaaagacgGATAATGAAAGGAGGCTGTACGCGCCATGTTTTTCTCAGAAACAGGTGAACTTCGTTAAGGAAGCTCCCATCAAAGTGAAGAATCTTATACGGCTTGTTAAATACTGGGCAAAG GTAGAAGTCAACAGAGAGGTCAAGGCAGTGACGTCATTCTTCCTGGAACTGGTTGTCATCTCCTACTGGAGGAATAACGGCTCCCCATGCGACTTCGTCACACAGGATTGGTTCCGTGACGTCATGACCCAGCTGACCGATCTAACGTCACTGCGGATACTGTGGCCCGACGAATTTGACTCAGCTTCGTTCTGTGTATATCC AAAGAATCCGGTGGTCCTGGATCCTACAAACCCTTACATCAACGTAGCCCCACGGCCGAAGCATCACTCCCTGGTGATGACGTCTGCTCAGAACGTGCTGTACAGGATGCAGGCGTGGCAGAACTACAGAACAGGGCGTTATGCCGACGGTTAG